The following is a genomic window from Sphingobacteriales bacterium.
AGAGGACTCAGAATTACATGAACTTTCTTATCATTGTCCCGGCAGTGTCTTCAAAATTTACACTGCTGCAACATTTAGATTAGGCCCTTTTATACACAATGCTCACCACAGTCTTGTCATTTCCACCCATGTTTACGGATAGTCCGTAAGGTTTTTCGGGTTTGATTTCGATCTGTGCTGCTCCGGCTTTTCCGGTAAGCTGTTCCCAGATTGTAACTGCCTGATGAACTCCTGTAGCACCTGTCGGATGCCCCCAGCCGATTAATCCTCCCGTTGTGTTGAAAGGAATGCTGCCGTTTCGGGCAGTTTCACCTTTAGCCACAAACTCAGGTCCTTTTCCTCTTTCAGCAAATCCTATGGCTTCGGTAGCCATGATACCGGCAATGGTAAAACAATCGTGTGTTTCGACTGTTGCCAGCTGGTCTTTGGTAATACCTGCATCACCAAGTGATTGACGTACAGAAGCCATTGTGCATCTCAACTCAGTAGGCTCTGGCGGAAATTCAGTGATATTGTCAACAGCCTGGGCAAAACTGATAATTTCAACTGCTTCAGATTTTGGAATACCAATGCGTTTTAATCCTTCTTCTGAAACCACTGCAATAGCGGAGCATCCATCAGAGACCTTGCTGCAATCAAATACATTCAGATGATCAGTAAAAGCCTTGGGATTAGGTTCCGTTAATCCGAGGGCTATCAGGTCGTCCACTTTGTTTTCATATTCCTGAGCGGTGGGGCAGAGGCGGGCATTTTCAATGCAGTTTTTAAACCATGTTGCCATGCCGAGGCGGGTATAATCTCTGCCATATTTTTCAAAATACGCACCAGCACGGTCGCTGAATTCACCAGGGAAATAAAAGGCATGGCCGTTTTTACGCATGGCGTAATGGCCTGCACCTGCCAGAATATCAGCACCATAAATGGCTTTGACCGTGTTTTGAACCTCAATCCCCATAGCCAAAACAACGTGAGCCGTTTCGGCAAGTACGGAACGGATAGCCGTTACCAGAGCAAGGCCTCCTGAAGCGCAGGCTCCTTCGACCCGGATACTGGGTTTATAGCGTAATCCTTCATCGATGTAAGCAGCAAACGCACCTAAATGAGCCTGACGATTGAAGCGTGAGGCCATAAAGTTGCCGATAACAGTTTCATCGACATTTCCGGCACCGCCTATTTTTGCCAATACTGCCTGACCGGCTTCTTTCAGATAATGTTCCAATCCCGGACGTTCTTTTTTCGGATTGAATTCTTTACGTCCTGTGCCCATA
Proteins encoded in this region:
- a CDS encoding 3-ketoacyl-CoA thiolase; its protein translation is MKLRKKVYMVAGYNTISMGTGRKEFNPKKERPGLEHYLKEAGQAVLAKIGGAGNVDETVIGNFMASRFNRQAHLGAFAAYIDEGLRYKPSIRVEGACASGGLALVTAIRSVLAETAHVVLAMGIEVQNTVKAIYGADILAGAGHYAMRKNGHAFYFPGEFSDRAGAYFEKYGRDYTRLGMATWFKNCIENARLCPTAQEYENKVDDLIALGLTEPNPKAFTDHLNVFDCSKVSDGCSAIAVVSEEGLKRIGIPKSEAVEIISFAQAVDNITEFPPEPTELRCTMASVRQSLGDAGITKDQLATVETHDCFTIAGIMATEAIGFAERGKGPEFVAKGETARNGSIPFNTTGGLIGWGHPTGATGVHQAVTIWEQLTGKAGAAQIEIKPEKPYGLSVNMGGNDKTVVSIVYKRA